The Eremothecium gossypii ATCC 10895 chromosome IV, complete sequence genome contains a region encoding:
- the ARO2 gene encoding bifunctional chorismate synthase/riboflavin reductase [NAD(P)H] ARO2 (Syntenic homolog of Saccharomyces cerevisiae YGL148W (ARO2)), producing MSSFGQVFRVTTYGESHCKSVGCIVEGVPPGLSLTEEDIQPQLTRRRPGQSKLSTPRNEKDRVEIQSGTEFGRTLGTPIGMLVKNEDQRPHDYGDMDDFPRPSHADFTYIEKYGIKASSGGGRSSARETIGRVAAGAIADKFLQQACGVEIVAFVSQIGSVRMNRDPFDPKFLQLLNTITREQVDATGPIRCPDASVAGAMVEEIERHRGDKDSIGGVVTCVVRNVPTGLGEPCFDKLEAKLAHAMLSIPASKGFEIGSGFAGVALPGSKHNDPFFFDEDSNRLRTRTNNSGGVQGGISNGEHIYFSVPFKSAATISQAQATATYAGADGVLAAKGRHDPSVTPRATPIVEAMTALVLADAFLLQKAREAARAIVS from the coding sequence ATGTCGAGCTTTGGGCAAGTTTTCCGTGTAACCACGTATGGGGAGTCACATTGTAAGTCTGTCGGGTGCATCGTAGAGGGTGTTCCGCCGGGGCTGTCGCTGACGGAGGAGGACATCCAGCCGCAGCTGACCAGAAGACGGCCGGGCCAGTCCAAGCTGTCGACCCCGCGGAATGAGAAGGACCGCGTGGAGATCCAGTCCGGGACGGAGTTCGGACGGACACTCGGCACGCCCATCGGGATGTTGGTGAAAAACGAGGACCAGCGGCCACACGACTACGGAGACATGGACGACTTCCCACGGCCGTCGCACGCGGACTTCACGTACATCGAGAAATACGGGATCAAGGCGTCGTCTGGCGGGGGCCGGTCGTCCGCGCGGGAGACGATCGGGCGCGTGGCGGCAGGCGCCATCGCGGATAAGTTTCTGCAGCAGGCATGCGGGGTGGAGATCGTCGCGTTTGTCTCGCAGATCGGCAGTGTGCGCATGAACCGCGACCCGTTTGACCCCAAgttcctgcagctgctgaacACCATCACGCGCGAGCAGGTCGACGCGACCGGGCCCATTCGCTGCCCCGACGCGTCGGTCGCGGGTGCCATGGTGGAGGAGATTGAGCGCCACCGCGGCGACAAGGACTCCATCGGCGGGGTGGTGACCTGCGTGGTCCGCAACGTGCCCACCGGGCTCGGCGAGCCGTGCTTCGACAAGCTCGAGGCCAAGCTCGCACACGCCATGCTCTCCATTCCTGCGTCCAAGGGCTTCGAGATTGGCTCCGGCTTTGCGGGAGTCGCGCTGCCGGGCTCCAAGCACAACGACCCCTTCTTCTTTGACGAGGACTCCAACCGCCTGCGCACGCGCACCAACAACTCCGGCGGCGTCCAGGGCGGCATCTCGAACGGCGAGCATATCTACTTCTCGGTGCCATTCAAGTCCGCCGCCACCATTAGCCAGGCACAGGCCACCGCGACGTACGCGGGCGCCGACGGCGTGCTCGCTGCGAAGGGCCGCCACGACCCTTCTGTGACACCCCGCGCCACCCCCATCGTCGAGGCCATGACcgcgctggtgctggcCGATGCGTTCCTGCTCCAAAAGGCGCGCGAGGCCGCCCGCGCCATTGTTTCCTAG
- the IWR1 gene encoding Iwr1p (Syntenic homolog of Saccharomyces cerevisiae YDL115C (IWR1)) encodes MDQAPEVIRVKRRRDEDSMQALLLEESRLNKKGKYVFKLARTVELQGSNEETPLLKLAASERNVYVLEQQKQTQKCLPEEISEMLEEYLRLETKATASEHKRPSKRRASQLPVAQLPSMEFVYDIYIRENLPEDEFVWDKNTVGYIRIVEDNGALVPEQDASADTQQLSDDEDSNEEDYYRNDYPEDEDDDRSILFGSDLEQEAPMANPLQSPVSEIAELITEAGSEDIYDPLFESLGAEPNLLSSLNSNNYVDLDVDALSSASDREDASNGRTFGTDNDDLHTDSSFERHNLFPGEEDDPMAIHRDKVLGKLQRILNGANGRV; translated from the coding sequence ATGGATCAAGCTCCGGAGGTAATTCGGGTCAAAAGGCGGCGAGATGAGGACTCTATGCAGGCTTTGCTGCTAGAAGAATCGCGATTGAACAAGAAGGGCAAGTATGTATTCAAACTTGCTCGGACCGTTGAATTACAGGGATCCAACGAGGAGACGCCTTTATTGAAGTTGGCTGCGAGTGAGCGCAATGTGTACGTCCTAGAGCAACAGAAGCAGACCCAGAAATGTCTGCCGGAGGAGATCTCGGAGATGTTGGAGGAGTACCTGCGGTTGGAGACGAAAGCTACTGCCTCCGAGCACAAGCGGCCGAGCAAACGGCGCGCTTCGCAGCTTCCCGTCGCACAGCTTCCAAGTATGGAGTTCGTCTATGATATTTACATCCGCGAGAACCTGCCAGAAGATGAATTCGTGTGGGACAAGAATACTGTGGGGTATATTCGTATCGTGGAAGACAATGGCGCCCTTGTGCCGGAGCAGGACGCCTCTGCAGACACACAACAACTCTCTGACGACGAGGATTCAAACGAGGAGGACTACTATCGCAACGATTACCCCGAGGATGAGGACGACGACCGCTCTATTCTCTTTGGGAGCGATCTGGAGCAAGAAGCCCCTATGGCGAATCCCCTGCAGTCCCCTGTAAGCGAAATTGCCGAGCTTATCACAGAGGCAGGCTCAGAGGATATCTACGATCCACTGTTCGAGAGTCTGGGGGCCGAACCCAATCTTCTGAGCTCACTGAATAGCAACAACTACGTTGATCTGGATGTCGACGCGCTATCGTCCGCTAGTGATCGCGAAGATGCTTCCAATGGCCGCACCTTCGGTACAGATAACGATGACCTCCATACAGATTCTTCCTTCGAGCGCCACAATCTTTTTCCAGGTGAAGAAGACGATCCAATGGCCATTCACAGAGACAAGGTTCTCGGGAAGTTACAACGGATACTGAACGGCGCTAACGGTCGAGTGTGA
- the CYK3 gene encoding Cyk3p (Syntenic homolog of Saccharomyces cerevisiae YDL117W (CYK3)), with the protein MQESLPKAPFKVKAVYSWSGEHEQDLGFLESDIIEVTKVKGNWLYGRLLRNKKSGYFPVNYVQVLYEVPNGYIERSPAEPRTQRPPTPPTVSAPAVLLPAMPTRSPKSMEKGDLYGHGPHSPALTPAESPRRRMHLEPGMRAGSRLPITHLPKSHSTNMLVPRIEYPVRAPRLRSGKLTPGPEPAKRASSSECSSNTGTTFSRRARSKSDLPPLPPIPPIPNVTLNVDTEYALDFGHPHTAELATDAPNNNDNHNKLRERHGVYNGEYPTTRSYNDLAIARSPQRHTPRNDGYSSSYGSNYEGYEGYSSGYSDGYAQNQISQSRFLEDSLGMSEDSYCLMSDFSATSAGSFARHRFARSFADSTEEDNYPSSPRDISSPSKVSGVFRKFLGSGYQLTGNHSSINIKGGLPKLPDLHNLNIADDEGSHWLQAQCHLHRSNTLSAKEKRERERRVLYENSDVVLRPQDYINEEINTNDVYHSHKPGLVDIELKSMDLENVDYRTRRRCQQTGPFTVESFAHYNFRSGYRSPIEQLRGIFTFCTEFFRLIDDGGKTDFNSTPTNLDSVLHSLCCTPYELTWIFKKMANSLGIQCDLVVGLLKTPNADNMTFRFNHCWLRVLVADEMRFVDVILGNVTNPLHEYINNKKQVQGEDFYFLIQPLHLIYTHVPYLYEEQHIVPAIDRCIAMCLPVVFPSFFKNDLRLYKYSLGLCELLDSEIFECSIKVPSDVELVSSVVPEGSAAARCRNLNLSLVQYKLHKRDRIALIKAVLPPGLSAGTLHIHSGIRGLHDDAMPPLSMIVPLTHSGTSKEYEFVARFPCPDAQKIDMYIKEPQNKYLFSGTEYTFQIICSPADGLTHDPYDAQAAAPNVIVVQSPSGKIYRLKKAESDVEFGVCEARLKVHEPGVWLALITSEAGAGWCTFAKWICV; encoded by the coding sequence ATGCAGGAATCGCTACCGAAAGCGCCTTTCAAGGTCAAGGCTGTCTACTCCTGGTCTGGGGAACATGAGCAGGATCTGGGGTTTTTGGAAAGCGACATCATTGAGGTGACGAAAGTTAAGGGCAATTGGCTGTACGGCAGGCTGCTACGCAACAAAAAATCGGGCTACTTCCCGGTTAATTACGTGCAGGTGCTGTACGAGGTTCCCAATGGATATATCGAGCGGTCGCCTGCGGAACCGCGGACGCAGCGGCCTCCAACGCCGCCGACAGTGTCTGCTCCGGCGGTGCTGCTACCAGCGATGCCGACGCGGTCGCCGAAAAGCATGGAAAAGGGCGATTTATACGGGCACGGCCCACACTCGCCAGCGCTGACGCCGGCGGAGtcgccgcggcggcggatGCACCTTGAGCCAGGGATGCGCGCGGGCTCCCGGCTGCCGATCACGCATTTGCCAAAGTCTCACTCCACCAACATGCTGGTGCCGCGCATTGAGTACCCTGTCCGAGCGCCGCGGCTGCGCAGCGGAAAGCTGACGCCCGGGCCCGAGCCCGCCAAGCGAGCTAGTTCGAGCGAGTGTTCGTCCAACACCGGGACCACGTTTAGCCGACGTGCCAGGTCGAAATCGGATCTGCCGCCATTGCCGCCCATCCCGCCCATCCCGAACGTCACATTGAATGTGGATACCGAATATGCTCTTGATTTTGGCCACCCTCACACCGCTGAACTCGCCACCGATGCGCCTAACAATAATGACAACCATAATAAACTCCGCGAGCGGCATGGTGTGTACAATGGCGAGTACCCGACCACACGCTCCTACAACGACCTCGCCATCGCAAGGTCCCCACAGCGCCACACACCACGCAACGACGGctacagcagcagctaCGGGTCGAACTACGAGGGCTATGAAGGGTATAGTTCCGGCTACTCCGATGGCTACGCGCAAAACCAGATTTCACAGTCGCGGTTTCTTGAAGACTCGCTTGGTATGAGCGAAGATAGCTACTGTTTGATGAGCGACTTTAGCGCCACTAGTGCCGGCAGCTTTGCAAGACACCGCTTTGCGCGTTCATTTGCTGATTCTACCGAAGAGGATAACTACCCGAGCTCACCAAGAGATATTTCAAGCCCTAGCAAGGTTTCTGGAGTATTCAGAAAGTTTCTGGGCTCGGGTTACCAACTGACCGGTAACCACAGTAGTATTAATATTAAGGGCGGGTTACCAAAATTGCCAGATCTTCATAATTTGAACATAGCCGACGATGAGGGCTCGCATTGGCTACAAGCTCAGTGCCATCTGCATCGCTCGAATACATTGAGCGCTAAGGAGAAAAGGGAGAGAGAGCGCAGAGTGTTATATGAGAACAGCGACGTCGTGCTACGGCCACAGGACTACATCAACGAGGAGATCAACACTAATGACGTATACCATAGTCACAAGCCCGGGCTAGTCGATATTGAGCTGAAATCGATGGACCTTGAGAACGTAGATTACCGAACTAGAAGGCGGTGTCAACAAACAGGACCGTTCACCGTGGAATCGTTTGCGCATTACAATTTCCGGTCAGGGTACAGGTCACCAATTGAACAGCTGAGGGGAATATTCACATTTTGCACTGAGTTCTTCAGGCTTATTGACGACGGAGGGAAAACAGATTTTAATAGCACACCTACAAACCTTGACTCTGTTCTTCACTCGCTCTGCTGTACGCCTTATGAACTAACATGGATATTCAAGAAGATGGCCAATTCGCTCGGCATACAGTGCGATCTCGTCGTCGGTCTGCTTAAAACCCCCAATGCGGACAACATGACGTTTCGCTTCAACCATTGTTGGCTTCGGGTGTTAGTTGCAGATGAGATGCGATTTGTAGATGTTATTCTGGGCAACGTTACAAATCCCCTACACGAGTACATCAATAATAAGAAACAGGTCCAAGGCGAGGATTTCTACTTCCTCATACAGCCCCTGCACCTCATATACACTCATGTGCCATACCTATACGAGGAGCAGCACATTGTGCCCGCAATTGACAGGTGTATCGCCATGTGTCTACCGGTCGTCTTCCCATCCTTTTTCAAGAATGACCTCAGACTCTACAAGTACAGTCTGGGACTCTGCGAACTACTGGACTCTGAGATATTTGAGTGCTCCATCAAGGTGCCCTCCGACGTGGAACTGGTATCTTCGGTGGTCCCGGAGGGCTCAGCAGCCGCCCGATGCAGAAACCTGAATCTGTCTCTTGTACAATATAAGCTCCACAAGCGCGACCGCATTGCCCTCATCAAGGCAGTGCTGCCACCTGGTTTATCGGCAGGTACCCTCCATATCCACTCTGGTATCCGTGGACTGCATGACGACGCCATGCCGCCTCTTTCCATGATCGTTCCGCTCACACACTCAGGTACCTCAAAGGAATACGAGTTTGTCGCACGCTTCCCGTGTCCAGATGCACAGAAAATCGATATGTACATCAAGGAGCCGCAAAACAAGTACCTCTTTTCGGGAACAGAGTACACTTTCCAAATCATCTGCAGCCCTGCAGACGGCCTCACTCACGATCCATACGACGCGCAAGCCGCTGCGCCAAATGTGATAGTCGTCCAGTCCCCATCCGGCAAGATCTACCGTCTGAAAAAGGCGGAATCCGATGTCGAATTTGGCGTATGCGAAGCTAGGCTAAAAGTGCACGAGCCAGGCGTCTGGCTGGCCCTAATTACCTCTGAGGCAGGTGCTGGTTGGTGCACTTTCGCGAAGTGGATCTGTGTTTAA
- the NUP84 gene encoding Nup84p (Syntenic homolog of Saccharomyces cerevisiae YDL116W (NUP84)), which produces MSGTRTSSQQILKEFASVVTEFQRSLIAGTDNQDPLQLVQEFRSIAGEAALVCAEETEDQRDRTQFVNFELEAKLWYLVELLVSFRTSDAPMDDIELHDYNSNAVFKKAQLQEDPELYVVWLIIAWIQENLTVSPRPAELPTTKWSNTLLAGGLKSSDLDCPLREEGVQIHPKDNQDDHCFYKYMYELILAGKYEEVRRECEYSDNLTLGMIMCGLEDYVDPRIDLELAGDYEGHQGIKKRALWRRAVYALSRNPNLDKYEAAIYAFLSGTIPQDIDEQQLDWERMLLVYLNQIWNIKIENYLLEKERINKEELIEQMPSQPLSLSAVLNIVASKHVEESEHPIRVLMGAVILNTISPAVKSFIDMLLDAVKGVDQENDLLSEPYILRILTHLVIFLDKACPGVIEEGDKSKLVTTYVSLLNLYEQYDLVPVYISCLDEQDIMEAYSFFLSNLVGDSSRERQLELCYFFQLPTANILKRTAQRIFNDTEPHYNLADTVTMNSEVTDIDLHLISAVDWLMKGRLHVDAVESIIALCRRFLANGKVNSLSTFFEQHNMDDLIKNYELDQLSAKEEYPEDRFVQEIGQYTKLITGFRQYKNWENSSHTVSSSKNTSALLQQFQAFASTLRGLVTEFLVELTEHTDMPSEDRDMLYNIRSLYTPYLLIELHNSYTSTAEKLGVPSFLQEAVNLSTMVANETDKIYLLFQNSGKLKEYLHLVAKAVALIGH; this is translated from the coding sequence ATGTCAGGTACTCGAACCAGCTCTCAACAGATTCTTAAAGAATTTGCCAGTGTTGTAACCGAATTCCAGCGTTCGCTGATTGCTGGGACCGACAATCAGGACCCTTTGCAGTTGGTACAAGAATTCAGGTCTATAGCGGGCGAGGCTGCACTGGTATGCGCAGAAGAAACAGAAGACCAGCGGGACAGGACGCAATTTGTCAACTTTGAACTGGAGGCCAAATTGTGGTACCtggtggagctgctggtgtCTTTTCGGACGTCAGATGCTCCGATGGACGATATAGAGCTGCATGACTACAACTCGAACGCGGTGTTTAAGAAGGCGCAGCTTCAAGAAGATCCGGAACTTTACGTGGTTTGGCTGATCATTGCATGGATACAGGAGAACCTGACGGTGTCGCCACGACCTGCGGAATTGCCCACGACGAAGTGGTCAAACACGTTGCTGGCAGGTGGCCTCAAAAGTAGCGATCTGGATTGTCCGCTCAGAGAAGAGGGCGTGCAAATACATCCAAAGGACAACCAGGATGACCACTGTTTCTACAAGTACATGTATGAGCTAATCCTAGCAGGGAAGTATGAGGAAGTGAGGCGGGAATGTGAATACAGCGACAATCTGACCCTGGGCATGATTATGTGCGGTCTGGAGGATTATGTGGATCCCCGCATTGATCTAGAGCTGGCAGGGGACTACGAGGGACACCAGGGGATTAAGAAGCGGGCTTTATGGAGGAGAGCCGTGTATGCGCTGTCCAGGAATCCTAATCTGGACAAATATGAGGCGGCGATATACGCATTCCTGTCGGGCACAATTCCTCAGGATATAGATGAACAGCAGCTAGACTGGGAGCGGATGCTGCTGGTATACTTAAACCAGATTTGGAATATAAAGATCGAGAACTACTTACTGGAGAAGGAGAGAATCAACAAGGAAGAGCTTATCGAGCAGATGCCGTCGCAGCCTCTTTCTCTTTCAGCTGTTCTTAATATCGTGGCTTCTAAACATGTGGAGGAGAGCGAGCATCCAATTAGGGTTCTGATGGGCGCTGTTATACTAAATACGATTTCTCCAGCCGTCAAGTCCTTTATTGATATGTTACTGGATGCTGTTAAGGGCGTGGACCAGGAAAACGACTTGCTATCAGAGCCATATATATTGAGAATCTTGACACATTTGGTCATCTTCTTAGATAAAGCATGTCCCGGGGTGATTGAAGAAGGAGACAAGTCGAAGCTAGTGACTACATATGTTTCACTACTAAACCTCTACGAGCAGTATGATTTGGTGCCTGTGTATATCAGCTGCCTGGACGAACAGGATATAATGGAGGCTTACTCCTTCTTCCTCTCGAATCTGGTCGGCGATTCGTCTAGGGAACGGCAGTTGGAGTTGTGCTACTTCTTCCAGCTTCCCACCGCTAATATTTTAAAGAGAACCGCCCAGCGTATCTTTAATGACACAGAGCCACACTATAATCTAGCGGATACGGTAACAATGAATTCAGAGGTAACGGATATAGACCTACATCTGATATCGGCTGTAGATTGGCTAATGAAAGGTAGGCTACACGTTGATGCTGTGGAGTCTATTATCGCACTCTGCCGCAGGTTCCTTGCTAATGGTAAGGTCAATTCACTAAGCACCTTTTTTGAACAACACAACATGGATGACTTGATCAAAAACTATGAGTTAGATCAACTTTCTGCCAAGGAAGAGTACCCCGAGGATCGGTTTGTACAGGAAATTGGGCAGTACACGAAGCTTATTACTGGTTTCAGGCAGTATAAGAACTGGGAAAACTCTAGCCACACTGTGTCTTCGTCCAAGAACACGTCCGCTCTTCTACAGCAATTCCAAGCCTTCGCCAGCACCTTACGCGGGCTTGTCACCGAGTTTTTAGTCGAGCTCACTGAACACACTGATATGCCATCAGAAGACAGGGACATGTTGTACAATATCAGATCGCTCTACACACCCTACCTGCTCATTGAACTCCATAATTCCTATACTTCCACCGCGGAAAAGCTTGGCGTTCCATCGTTCCTGCAGGAAGCGGTGAACCTGTCTACGATGGTGGCCAACGAGACAGATAAAATATATCTTCTGTTCCAGAACAGTGGCAAGCTAAAGGAGTACCTGCACCTAGTTGCTAAGGCTGTGGCCCTGATAGGACATTAA
- a CDS encoding short-chain dehydrogenase/reductase (Syntenic homolog of Saccharomyces cerevisiae YDL114W) yields the protein MKVSTRRNDVDSRGRMSRLPVRRDIAAALYTSLIPRWRSVAEKVVESAMPIVGVQLDPKRDIALVTGGAGGLGKEIVRELRRRQIVTVILDVVPPPDLESLTGVHFYACDISLPGRIRVIHENIIRDVGHVTILINNAAITSDLPLDRVDNDKIEQIIRVNLLGPYTLIREFLPSMIAIDRGYIVNIASVLGFVTPARLTAYGASKGGLIALHESLVDELEQYTWKDSSNPGYVPLLKSRGVIRSLLVCPGKLTTKMFDNARSPSKIIAPDLDPEYLAKQIVNAMECNRSGTLKLPYYTNMMCYFKSLNWPWFRLFRLTAGVDAIIAAK from the coding sequence ATGAAAGTGTCTACGAGGAGGAATGATGTTGATTCTAGAGGCAGGATGTCCCGGCTGCCAGTCAGGCGTGACATAGCGGCTGCTCTATATACAAGTCTTATTCCGCGGTGGAGGTCAGTGGCGGAGAAGGTTGTGGAGTCTGCAATGCCAATTGTTGGGGTACAACTCGATCCAAAACGTGATATCGCGTTGGTAACAGGCGGCGCTGGTGGGCTAGGCAAGGAGATTGTCCGGGAACTACGTAGGAGGCAAATTGTTACTGTAATCTTGGATGTTGTTCCTCCTCCAGACCTAGAATCGTTAACTGGCGTGCATTTTTATGCCTGTGATATATCCCTTCCAGGACGAATCCGCGTGATACATGAGAACATCATTCGGGATGTTGGGCATGTGACAATTTTGATAAACAACGCCGCAATAACCTCAGATCTTCCATTGGATAGGGTGGATAACGACAAAATCGAGCAGATCATCCGAGTAAACTTGCTTGGTCCATATACACTAATACGGGAGTTCTTGCCCTCGATGATAGCGATCGACCGGGGATATATAGTGAACATCGCTTCCGTATTGGGCTTTGTCACACCAGCGAGGTTAACTGCGTATGGTGCCTCTAAGGGGGGGCTCATAGCGTTGCATGAGTCTTTAGTAGATGAGCTCGAGCAGTATACGTGGAAAGATAGCAGTAACCCAGGTTATGTTCCGTTGTTAAAGAGTAGGGGTGTTATACGGAGTCTCCTTGTTTGTCCGGGGAAACTCACTACCAAGATGTTTGACAACGCTCGTTCTCCGTCGAAGATTATTGCGCCGGACTTAGATCCGGAATATCTCGCAAAACAAATCGTTAACGCGATGGAGTGTAATAGATCTGGGACATTGAAGCTACCGTATTACACTAATATGATGTGTTACTTCAAGTCATTGAATTGGCCCTGGTTCAGGCTTTTCCGTTTGACTGCTGGTGTAGACGCCATAATTGCGGCAAAATAA
- the RPL9A gene encoding 60S ribosomal protein uL6 (Non-syntenic homolog of Saccharomyces cerevisiae YNL067W (RPL9B) and Syntenic homolog of Saccharomyces cerevisiae YGL147C (RPL9A)), which translates to MKYIQTDQVLDIPEGVTVNIKSRVIKVTGPRGTLEKNLKHIDVTFTKVSNKQITITVHNGDRKHVAALRTVKSLISNMITGVTKGYKYKMRYVYAHFPINVNVVEKDGEKFIEIRNYLGDKRVRAVPVREGVSVEFSTNQKDEIVLSGTSIENVSQNAADIQQICRARNKDIRKFLDGIYVSEKGVIAEEA; encoded by the coding sequence ATGAAGTACATTCAAACTGACCAAGTTTTGGACATCCCAGAAGGTGTTACCGTTAACATCAAGTCGAGAGTTATCAAGGTTACTGGTCCAAGAGGCACCTTGGAGAAGAACTTGAAGCACATTGATGTCACCTTCACCAAGGTGTCCAATAAGCAAATCACCATCACTGTCCACAACGGTGACAGAAAGCATGTTGCTGCTTTGAGAACTGTCAAGTCGTTGATCTCCAACATGATCACTGGTGTCACCAAGGGCTACAAGTACAAGATGAGATATGTGTACGCGCATTTTCCCATCAACGTCAACGTTGTCGAGAAGGACGGCGAGAAGTTCATTGAGATCAGAAACTACTTGGGTGACAAGAGAGTTAGAGCTGTGCCTGTCAGAGAGGGCGTCAGCGTCGAGTTCTCCACCAACCAGAAGGACGAGATTGTTTTGTCCGGTACCTCCATCGAAAACGTTTCTCAGAACGCTGCTGACATCCAGCAAATCTGCCGTGCCAGAAACAAGGATATCAGAAAGTTCTTGGACGGTATCTACGTTTCTGAGAAGGGTGTCATTGCCGAGGAAGCCTAA